The nucleotide window TCTGAGCTGAATTTGGAATTGAATAGGGTAGCAGAACTCGAAACCAAGAAACCCTTTACAAGTAGCATGTGGTCTCAGAAGTCTTCATGGAAACGACTGATTGATGAAGGTGGTACGAGTTCATTCCAGTTATCGCATATATCTCGTGATGAGACTAACATTGACGAGGAGCCTATGTTTGATGGAGAAACATCAAGTGATGACGAGAAACATGCAAGGGTCAGTAATGATGTGCATGATGAGCATAAACATGGTGAGACTAACAGTGATGAAGGGCATATATCTGATGAAGAAACATCAAGTGATGACGAGAAACGTGCAAGGGTTAGTAATGATGTGCATTCTGAGCATAAACATGGAGAGACTAACACTGACGAGGGGCCTATGTTTGATGGAGAAACATCAAGTGATGACGAGAATCATGCAACAGTCGATCATGATGTGCGTGATGAGCATAAACATAGTAATAGAACATCATCCGACCGGAAAGAACTTGAAAGGGTCAGTAACTTAGAGCATGAAAACTTGGATGACCAATCATTGAAGTCCGAGGATAGCGAGGGGCCTGAAGTACCTCAGCTGGTTGAATCTGATGCAGGTTTAGATATAGCAGCTAGAGGTAGTTCATGGCTGCAGAAATCCTCGTGGACTCAGCTCGTAGGTGGTGGAAACAGTAGTTCCTTCAGCATTTCACAAATCTTGTCTGGAGATCAAGTCGAAAAGCAGCAGTTAAACAAGACAAACGAGCATGTTAAAAGCGAAATGTCTTTTGGTGGCACTCAAGGCTCAAGCTTTGGGTTTTCTGGTACCGACAAGAAACAGGATACCGAAACAAGTTCCGCTAGACGTATACAATCGAGTAAAGCTCCAAAGGGTTACGATCATGTTGACTCAACAATCACTAAGAAGTCTGATACACACCAAAAAGTATCCAATTCGCTTTCTGAAACCGGTTTTATTGATACTTCCACATTCATTAGAAGTGCAGATTCTATGAAAGAGTGGCAGGCGGCTAAAAAAGCTCTTACTAGTACCCTTAAAAAAAAGGACACCAACAAATAAGGGTGTACTTTGTTATACTCAACTCAACCacatttcttgaaattttatatcGTCTGTAACATTTCATGAAGCGATCTATTAAGCATCTTGAACAAGTTCATTAGACTAGTGTTTtcagtttgacttttatttaccatGTAGCAGTTTTGCAGGGAAAGCTACGATTTCGTTGAATTTGTTGTATTTTGGGGGTTATGAATAACAGAAGTTGGTACGTTTTTGCGTCCATGGGGCGAGTATAAGGATTCATTCATCTAATTTTGCTGCATATAAGAGCTGAGTGATAGTGGAAGCAAGAATATAACCATATCCACTGAGAAGTTGCTTAAAAAGTTTATTCTTTTACTGGGGTTTTGCAAGCTGAATTTGTTCACTAAAATTTCACCATGTTCAAGTCAATCTGGGTTATCATGGATTGTGATTATATTTGTGATGTAATCTTGTGAAAGTAATTTAAAAGTTCCCATCCCATTAATGAATAACAAAACTTAGTAAGACACAACATCAAAGAATAGGTAGATACAGTCACGGGGACAAAACCAGAAACAAAAAGAAATCGGTgaattgataaatttgttacGAGGTTTGTAAACTACATTTATACATGAAAAGAATTGATTGCACACAAACGAAAACATGGCATTTACTTAATAGGTGTTAACCACATATTGTTACACTAAAAAATTGTGTAACATACTTCATAAGTTCACAATTTCACATTTAAAATGGTATTACACTATTACTAACATAACACACACTTCTCAATTGGCCTAAAATCTCTAGCTTTTATCATCGTACAAACTAAAATACTCAGTTTTTAACAGGGATCTTCATATGGAGATCTTAAGTTTTTGGCTTTTCTACATAGTAGACAAATATTCACATGTTAACCTTAAACTTTTATCTTTTCTATTTGATAGGCAAAAAGGTTAaggtttttgttaaatttacgtTATTAGTAACCATCATGATgacttttttcataaaaacgGACTTCACAATCATCCTTATGAACATATTTTTcgaaatttttttctaaatgaGTACataattcaacaaaaaatttaaccaCTGGTCTAATAcatgaaaaagttgaaagttCGAGATCACCTTTCATATGAAAAACAAGTTCTACCACGATTAAAAAGTCGAAAACTCGAGATTACGtggaattttctttttttaatgtaGACTCCTTTGTATCAACTTGTCCGGGAGTGAGGATTTGCTATTACTAACGATAGACTTCTTGTAAGACCCTTTGGAGAAAATAGGAGAGTGAAGGGGAAAAAAATGGCACGAACAATATCAGCCTCACTGAAGCTTATCTCCCTCAAATTGTCTTCTCAATCTCTCTTCGCCATTTCTCGAACTGTTTCCTTCAGCACCTTCCATAATCCTACCTCCAAGACGAAGAAGCAGTCGGTAAAGAGGAGGGAGAAAGCGAAGAAACCATTGATAACTACTTCTACTGTTGCTTTGGCATCAAATTCAGCTTCCTCATCTTCGAAATCTAAATTGAAATCATCTTTTGAGATGGTGAAGAGGAGAACTAGGTCGGAGAAGGAATTTGATGctaattatattaaaagttATGGAGATGAAGAAAGTCATATTCCTGTTTTGCTTGGTGAAGTGTTAGATgttttttcttcttcctttcGCCTTCATTCTTTCGTCGATTGTACTCTTGGAGCTGCTGGACATTCTTGCGCTGTTagttttctttctctttctggaattttattgatttacaaTGGTggaattgtattattattgtttttttttattgttcaaaatttgataatataaattgaatatCTAAAACTTCTATGACTGAGGATTGATAGTGAAAAGAAATTTTGATGATTGATATTGAAAAGAAATTTTGATGAGTAATGTAAGAGTGTGCCAGGAGAcctttaaagaatatttggtgtATCAATGATGCTGCAATAGTATCCGGACTTTTGCTCCAAAGTCCAAAGGTTTACACATCCACTCCTACAACATAACGTGCATTCACTAGTAGAGGCGTGGAGATAACACCACACCTACTTaaattatggtttttttttttttaagaaaatgaaatgaaaagagTGTCAAAAAAAGTAGTAACTAGTGATGATCAACAAACATAAATCATAAATGCATTCACCAACAGATCTTTAACATAAATTATGAAGATGAAATCATAAAGTTCAATGTGAAGTTACAAGAAGATTCTCTCCAAGGATCTCTACTTGTAACTCATCACAAAACCAAATGACTGAATATATTATGagcaacatttcattcccaatGATCAAAACATTTACAACTCGTTTGGTtgttgaatatattattgtggtgttAGGGACAATTTAGAAGTTTGAATGGAGTTAGGGTTATTATGGACAAATGAAAAGGATAGGATCATAAGAGCAAAGATTTTACATGGCAAAGTGCTTCGGATTCAAGGATCAATTAAAAGGAAATTTTGAGAGGATCCTGGTGATAtggtgcaaaacataccaatgATCGAGAAGTTGTATATCGGAGGAGATTTGAGTGGGCACGTAGGGTAAACAACTACGAAAGCGTCCATGGAGGTTTTGGTTATGGAACTTGAGATGTGGAaagtttattttagatttttcacTTTCATACGATTTGTTTGTTGCTAACACGatggttattaaaatcacgattttgatttacgattctacgattttacgatccaaaaataaGCGAGCGATTCGAATCGTAGGTAGAATCGTAAGTTgttagaatcttacgattctaattaaaataaaatttgtagagctagaatcataacacgattctacgatacTATGATTTAACGATTCAATTAtacaaatttattcttaatttttttgaaatttttcttatgtaccaATTTTTCTTACAAGTTAACGATCCgtcatcataatttttatagaATAAAATTCTTCATCGGTATGAacatttaaactaattattacattatttttctatttcattcttaaatgaagtgaatgaaactttaattaataaacttaaacttttgaggTGAATAATCATGACTAAGTAGCAAATTTGAGTTTATtttagaatcttacgattctacgattcgatTCTATAAGTTTGAACGATTTCAAGTAGAATCTCTATTTTAACAACTTTGGCTAACACGTGATTTAAGAAGAGATATAAATCATATAATCATTTGGTGACTTTTGGATCTAGAGTAACTGCAACTTTAATTGACTATTTCTTGACAAGAAGATCTGATAGAGGTAGTTGCTCAAACTGTAAGGATATTTCAGAAGAGTGTGTAGCCACCTGACTAAACTTCTAGTTCTAGATGCTCGCTTAAGGAAAGGacaaagaaaaaaagtaaaattctgatttttgtttGAGTAAAATTCTGATTTCTCCTCCTTACACAAATGTGTCCATCACCCACTATGAAGCCTCTTAACATGTCCCAACATGGTCAGATTACTCCATAGTTAATGTCAAGTGTTTCTTACTAAACCCACGCATTATTCCATCAAACAAATGCATTTCGATGTGGAAATATGCATTCGTAAGCCCACTCGACTCTAGCACGTAGCAAAAACTTTAACAAAATCCTGGCACACTGGAAGTAACTCGACCGAGTGCGAGGCCGGTTTTCCAAATCAAAACTTTGATACCTTTGCTCGTTTTGATCAAGCACTTGCACATACATATTACCATTATATTTATGATATCTTGGGACattagatatttttttaatgctctTAATTATCCAACTGTAAAATAGTAAGTGTTTATTCCCTTCATATTGTGGATTTACTCTTTAATCTTAGGCTCAACTGGCTTGAAGTTACTTAGCAGTTGTTATTCCTTTCCTGCTGCTGATTTTAAACTTCAACCTACAGATAATTCAAGCTCATCCAGAACTGCAAGCTTATATTGGACTGGATGTCGATCCCGTAGCCCATGAAAAGGCTCAATATCGAATCAATAATATGCTTAACAGCATGCCTTCCAATACAAATATAAATCCGAAAGCTCATTTGCATTTGAGGAACTTTAGAGAAACTAAACAAGTAATTGGCCATGTTGAGGAGCAGCTTTTGTTATCTGGAGTTGATGGAATTTTGATGGATTTGGGAATGTCTTCAATGCAGGTTAATTGTTGAACACTTCACAatgataaaattataacttttttttttaatttgacatgTGGTGTAATTGCCACTCAGACATCAGAAACGTTTTCTTTAGTGCTGTATATGCTTGTTTGTACAACTGTTTGTCCTTGTTTTATTCCCTTTGGAAAACTTCCATGAGCAGGTGTGGCTCACTGGCTGTGTTGCAATTGTAGGTCAATGATGCTGAAAGAGGGTTCAGCATGCTTAACAGTGGGCCATTGGATATGCGAATGGATCCTAAGGTATGACCATGAGCTCTTTCACTCTTTTGGCTGGTATCAGTAATAACTACTTGGAAGATTTCTATGTTTTAATATATACCATGACTGGTAGGTTTATACAACTGTAGTACTTTCAGCTCTCTTGTTTCTGATCTATTATAGCCCCACCACTCTGCATGATCTGGAATGGCTGGTTGGTTGAAAAGATGCTTGCCATTTTGTAGTGAAGTCTAGCAGTGAGGTTACATTGAAGACTCATGAAtactgtttttatttttattaatacaatTAAATGTAGACTTCATGCACACCCTCTAAACATTCGACTAAGATGTAAAACACTTAGATAGTGATTGAGTGATGCAAAAAAAGTAATCAGTTGTCATTACCTTGAAATGGCATCTGGAAGAGCTTTTGTTCAGACAGTGAACCAGCAGTTTTTTCTTGccttttttcatgtttttcaagttttcctcttctttttcctttttgttgGTTAGTTCTTAGTAGAGGGGGGAGCAAAGGTACTAGATATCTCATGTTCCATTTATCTATCATTCTGTGCCATTGTCTTCACCAGTAACATTCAGCAACTGATTTTGAATGAGTGTTGCAAATCTAAAATCTCAATGGTATCTTGACTGAATTGCTCTCATTTACCTTAATTTCTGCAaggattttgtattaattatgtGATTAACTGAATGAACAGGTCTTTGACAGGGTAGTTTAACAGCAGAGGATATAGTCAATTCTTGGCCACCAAATGAGATTGGGAGAATCCTTCAAGAGTATGGAGAAGAAAGTAACTGGTATTCACTCCAGAACAAAATTGTCAAGGCTCGTCTAAGTGGTGGGTTGCATTCAACTGGTGATTTGGTTGATCTT belongs to Amaranthus tricolor cultivar Red isolate AtriRed21 chromosome 17, ASM2621246v1, whole genome shotgun sequence and includes:
- the LOC130804314 gene encoding uncharacterized protein LOC130804314, with the translated sequence MARTISASLKLISLKLSSQSLFAISRTVSFSTFHNPTSKTKKQSVKRREKAKKPLITTSTVALASNSASSSSKSKLKSSFEMVKRRTRSEKEFDANYIKSYGDEESHIPVLLGEVLDVFSSSFRLHSFVDCTLGAAGHSCAIIQAHPELQAYIGLDVDPVAHEKAQYRINNMLNSMPSNTNINPKAHLHLRNFRETKQVIGHVEEQLLLSGVDGILMDLGMSSMQVNDAERGFSMLNSGPLDMRMDPKGSLTAEDIVNSWPPNEIGRILQEYGEESNWYSLQNKIVKARLSGGLHSTGDLVDLIRGTTSRIKGGRQGWIKTAARVFQALRIAVNDELKILEESLYSCFDCLSPGGRLAVISFHSLEDRIVKQTFLNIINNNNIHKKGGKAEKEGGNGAEPKEFNFYPAKNDTWIKQVVQGPAGIILTKRPITASTEEEKLNSRCRSAKLRVLQKLTSQKQRQQLFRGLHICF